In Garra rufa chromosome 15, GarRuf1.0, whole genome shotgun sequence, a single genomic region encodes these proteins:
- the ccl27a gene encoding C-C motif chemokine 27a, whose amino-acid sequence MELKATSVLLLVCVTTIIILTSTEVDAIPKCCLRVSKHIPKRMLVSVHKYEIQDKSGSCDIDALILFTKKQRICADLKVLKRLKKLRKTHKAKQTQTKPE is encoded by the exons ATGGAGCTCAAAGCCACGTCTGTCCTGCTGCTCGTCTGCGTCACCACCATCATCATCCTCACTAGCACTGAAG TGGATGCCATTCCCAAGTGCTGTTTGAGAGTTTCAAAACACATCCCTAAACGAATGCTGGTCTCTGTCCACAAATACGAGATCCAGGACAAATCCGGCTCCTGTGACATTGATGCCTTGAT ATTATTCACCAAAAAACAGCGGATCTGCGCTGATCTCAAAGTCCTAAAACGCCTGAAGAAACTCAGGAAGACTCACAAAGCCAAACAAACTCAAACAAAGCCTGAATGA
- the slc35d2 gene encoding nucleotide sugar transporter SLC35D2, which produces MTEETATKMPSRDEVKHTKLMKFVSALFYAFCSFFIIVVNKSILTEYKFPSFMFLGIGQMTATITILYVAKMNKAIHFQDFDKSIPGKIFPLPLLYMGNHVTGLGGTKKLSLPMFTVLRKFTILLTMIMESRILRKTFAPSLVCSVLAIVVGALVAASSDLSYNAEGYTFVLLNDVFTAASGVYTKKKLGMEGLGKYGVLFYNAFIIIIPTVLASAYTGDLQKALTFEGWTSVMFIFHFLLSCVMGFILMYSIILCSYYNTALTTTVVGAIKNVAVMYIGMFVGGDYIFSWTNFIGLNICISAGLIYSYITFHSSGSSESSDKQAEDKLVIHITESHPEKT; this is translated from the exons ATGACTGAGGAAACCGCCACAAAGATGCCGTCACGCGATGAGGTCAAACACACCAAGCTCATGAAGTTTGTTTCCGCTTTGTTTTACGCCTTTTGCTCGTTTTTCATCATcgtggtgaataaaagtattttaactGAATACAA GTTTCCCTCGTTTATGTTTCTCGGAATTGGGCAG ATGACAGCTACAATCACTATTCTGTATGTTGCCAAAATGAATAAAGCCATCCATTTTCAGGACTTTGACAAAAGTATTCCTGGAAAG ATTTTTCCTTTACCGTTGCTGTATATGGGGAATCATGTGACCGGACTCGGAGGAACAAAGAAGCTaag CTTACCCATGTTCACCGTGCTCAGAAAATTCACCATTTTACTGACTATGATTATGGAATCCAGGATACTGAG GAAAACCTTCGCTCCGTCGCTGGTGTGCAGTGTTCTGGCTATAGTTGTGGGCGCTCTGGTGGCAGCCAG CTCAGACCTGTCCTACAATGCAGAAGGATACACCTTTGTTCTCTTGAATGACGTCTTCACGGCGGCCAGTGGAGTTTACACTAAGAAGAAACTCGGAATGGAG GGCCTTGGTAAATATGGGGTTTTGTTCTATAATGCTTTTATCATCATTATACCAACTGTCCTGGCGAGCGCTTACACTGGAGATTTACAGAAG gctCTTACCTTTGAAGGATGGACGTCTGTTatgttcatatttcattttttattgtcTTGTGTCATGGG GTTTATTTTGATGTATTCTATCATCCTCTGCAGTTATTATAACACGGCACTGACCACCACAGTCGTTGGGGCAATTAAA AATGTTGCTGTGATGTATATTGGCATGTTTGTTGGTGGAGACTACATCTTCTCATGGACAAACTTTATAGGTTTGAATATATG CATCTCAGCTGGTCTGATATACTCCTACATCACATTTCACAGCAGCGGCTCGTCAGAATCAAGCGACAAACAGGCAGAAGACAAACTGGTCATTCATATCACAGAGAGTCATCCGGAGAAAACGTGA